In one window of Sinorhizobium chiapasense DNA:
- a CDS encoding malonate--CoA ligase has protein sequence MSNHLFDAIRTAARGDAPFIRINGGRTWTYDDALDLSSRIASAIDTLGIRPGDRVAVQVDKSAEALILYLACLRSGAIYLPLNSAYTLAELDYFIGDAEPRLVVVSSTTREGVEKIAKAHGAIVETLDADGTGSLLDLASDEPADFVNASRSADDLAAILYTSGTTGRSKGAMLSHGNLLSNAMALRDYWRVTSDDRLIHALPIFHTHGLFVASNVTLLSGASMFLLPKFDPDEVLSLMQQATLLMGVPTFYVRLLQSPRLDVHAVANMRLFVSGSAPLLAETHIAFRNRTGHAILERYGMTETNMNTSNPYNGERIAGTVGLALPGVSVRVTDPATGAVLPPEETGMIEIKGPNVFKGYWRMPEKTAAEFTSDGFFISGDLGKIDRNGYVHIVGRSKDLVISGGYNIYPKEVEGEIDRLEGVAESAVIGVPHPDFGEGVTAIVVRKAEAVLDENAILGALKDRLARYKQPKRIIFAEDLPRNTMGKVQKNVLRQQYADLYATM, from the coding sequence TTGAGCAACCACCTTTTTGACGCCATACGGACTGCCGCTCGCGGTGATGCGCCTTTCATCCGCATCAATGGTGGTCGTACCTGGACCTACGATGATGCGCTGGACCTTTCGAGCCGTATCGCGAGCGCCATCGATACGCTCGGTATCCGCCCGGGCGATCGGGTCGCCGTGCAGGTCGACAAGAGCGCCGAAGCCTTGATCCTCTATCTCGCTTGCCTTCGCTCTGGCGCAATCTATCTGCCGCTGAACAGCGCCTACACTCTTGCCGAACTCGACTATTTCATCGGTGACGCGGAGCCGCGGCTGGTTGTCGTCTCCTCAACGACCAGGGAGGGCGTCGAGAAAATCGCCAAAGCGCACGGCGCGATCGTCGAAACGCTCGACGCCGACGGCACGGGCTCACTTCTCGACCTTGCCAGCGACGAGCCGGCCGATTTCGTTAATGCCTCACGCTCCGCCGACGACCTGGCAGCGATCCTTTATACTTCCGGCACGACGGGACGCTCCAAGGGCGCGATGCTGAGCCATGGCAACCTGCTCTCTAATGCCATGGCATTGCGCGACTATTGGCGCGTAACCTCTGATGACCGATTGATCCATGCCCTGCCGATCTTCCATACACACGGGCTGTTCGTCGCCAGCAATGTTACGCTGCTCTCCGGCGCCTCGATGTTCCTGCTGCCGAAATTCGATCCCGACGAGGTGCTGTCGTTGATGCAGCAGGCGACGCTCCTGATGGGCGTTCCGACCTTCTACGTGCGCCTGCTGCAGAGCCCGCGCCTCGACGTCCACGCGGTCGCGAACATGCGCCTCTTCGTTTCCGGTTCGGCGCCGCTGCTGGCCGAGACCCATATCGCGTTTCGCAACCGCACCGGCCACGCGATCCTCGAGCGCTACGGCATGACCGAAACCAACATGAACACCTCGAATCCCTACAACGGAGAACGAATCGCGGGAACGGTCGGCCTGGCCCTCCCCGGCGTAAGCGTGCGCGTCACCGATCCCGCGACCGGCGCGGTGCTGCCGCCCGAAGAAACCGGCATGATCGAAATCAAAGGGCCGAACGTCTTCAAAGGCTACTGGCGGATGCCGGAAAAGACCGCTGCGGAATTCACCTCCGATGGTTTCTTCATCAGCGGCGATCTCGGCAAGATCGATAGAAATGGCTATGTCCACATTGTCGGCCGCAGCAAGGATCTGGTGATTTCGGGCGGATACAACATCTATCCGAAAGAGGTCGAGGGCGAGATCGACCGGCTTGAGGGTGTCGCCGAGAGCGCCGTGATCGGTGTACCGCATCCCGACTTTGGAGAGGGCGTCACGGCGATCGTCGTTCGCAAGGCCGAAGCGGTGCTCGACGAAAACGCCATACTCGGCGCGCTCAAGGACCGGCTCGCGCGCTACAAGCAGCCGAAGCGCATCATCTTCGCCGAGGATCTGCCGCGCAACACCATGGGCAAGGTGCAGAAGAACGTCCTGCGGCAGCAATACGCCGACCTATACGCCACGATGTGA